The following coding sequences lie in one Arabidopsis thaliana chromosome 3, partial sequence genomic window:
- a CDS encoding Glycosyl hydrolase superfamily protein (Glycosyl hydrolase superfamily protein; FUNCTIONS IN: cation binding, hydrolase activity, hydrolyzing O-glycosyl compounds, catalytic activity; INVOLVED IN: carbohydrate metabolic process; LOCATED IN: endomembrane system; CONTAINS InterPro DOMAIN/s: Glycoside hydrolase, family 5 (InterPro:IPR001547), Glycoside hydrolase, catalytic core (InterPro:IPR017853), Glycoside hydrolase, subgroup, catalytic core (InterPro:IPR013781); BEST Arabidopsis thaliana protein match is: Glycosyl hydrolase superfamily protein (TAIR:AT3G10900.1); Has 710 Blast hits to 700 proteins in 174 species: Archae - 7; Bacteria - 189; Metazoa - 0; Fungi - 183; Plants - 303; Viruses - 0; Other Eukaryotes - 28 (source: NCBI BLink).): MKCLCFIVLLAIVIAQSYVGVEAAPSDGFVSRNGVQFILNGKPFYANGFNAYWLAYEATDPATRFKITNVFQNATSLAEAKRVGIKLIIPLVNNWDDYGGKKQYVDWARSKGEMVSSNDDFYRNPVIKEFYKNHVKTMLNRVNTFTKVAYKDEPASMAWQLMNEPRCGVDRSGKTLMAWINEMALFVKSVDPNHLLSTGHEGFYGDSSPERKNSLNPVSANTVGADFIANHNIDAIDFASMHCGSDLWFQRLDQNSRLAFIKRWLEGHIEDAQNNLKKPVILAEFGLGSDTPRYTLANRDDVFTTTYDIIYDIYAKRRLGRGSIVLGGY; encoded by the exons ATgaagtgtttgtgttttatcGTGCTTTTAGCGATTGTGATCGCACAAAGCTATGTAGGAGTAGAAGCTGCGCCAAGTGATGGGTTCGTGAGCAGGAATGGCGTCCAATTTATTCTCAATGGGAAACCATTTTACGCTAATGGCTTCAATGCCTACTGGCTCGCGTACGAAGCTACCGATCCAGCCACAAGATTTAAGATCACTAATGTGTTTCAAAACGCAACTAGTCTCG CCGAAGCAAAAAGAGTCGGTATAAAATTGATAATCCCCCTTGTCAATAATTGGGATGACTACGGAGGGAAAAAACAATACGTGGATTGGGCTAGAAGTAAAGGCGAAATGGTATCTTCCAATGACGATTTCTACAGAAACCCAGTTATTAAAGAGTTCTACAAGAACCACGTCAAG ACTATGTTGAACAGAGTGAATACATTTACTAAAGTTGCATACAAAGATGAACCAGCCAGTATGGCTTGGCAGCTTATGAACGAGCCACGATGCGGTGTGGATAGAAGTGGAAAAACCCTTATGGCTTGGATTAATGAAATGGctctttttgtaaaatcagTTGATCCAAACCATCTCCTCTCTACTGGTCATGAAGGTTTCTATGGTGACTCATCTCCTGAAAGAAAGAATTCACTAAATCCAGTTTCAGCCAACACAGTTGGAGCTGATTTCATAGCTAATCACAATATCGATGCCATTGATTTCGCATCGATGCACTGTGGAAGTGACTTATG GTTTCAAAGGTTGGATCAGAACTCTCGATTGGCCTTCATAAAAAGATGGCTTGAAGGCCACATCGAAGATGCGCAAAACAATCTTAAAAAACCTGTAATTCTAGCAGAATTCGGGTTAGGATCAGACACACCACGCTACACTCTGGCTAATAGAGACGACGTGTTCACCACAACATATGACATCATTTACGATATCTACGCAAAAAGGCGGCTCGGCCGCGGGAGCATTGTTTTGGGAGGTTATTAG